The segment ACGATTGAAACAGTCGTCACTTCGGAAAGACTGCCTTGGCAGCCTTTTCCCGTTGGGGAATATTTCATGATCAATAACAAACTTTCTGCGTTTCTCAACGAAGGCTTTGGTGGCTTGCTTACCGCAGTCATTTCTGACATCAAGCAGCACATTGTCTCTCTGCGAGAGTCGGGCGTGAGCTTCTATGGATATGCTGCGATGCCACCAGACTACGCCACAGAATTTGATCCTACTTCATTTGCGGTGGCTTTTAACTGCGAATCAGACATCGACGAAGAGAATAAGAAAAAACCTTACTACCGTTACTCGGTCGATGAATGGCAAAATTACGTTCATGATGGGTTTGAAGCGACAAATGCTGAACTCAAGTCAATTCTGTCCGAATTTAAGACACTAACCAAACAGCAAGATGACGATGGAGCTGTTGAGTATTTAGCGCCATCAATTAATAAAACGCTACTCAACGCATTGATGTCGCTTCGAAATGACGGCACATTTGAGGGCATTGCCTATGTCGTAATTTGGATATCAGATTCCAGCGACGAAATCATCAATCAATCTGCAAAATCCTTGAATTCTGCAGAAGTTTATGATGAATACGCTTCAGAATTCTGTTAGAGTTGGGTTTTCGTGCGAACATATCACGTTTTTTGATGTTGTGAGTCGTTTGACATGGTCACTCTTCAGGTGGAATTTTCAAGCTAATGCGTGCACGTTCTGAAATGGCTACTACTGCCGGGTGCTTCAACTTCCTCTCGACAGATACCGCGTAGAATTGCTCCTTCAGCCCGGTGGGACCGCCAATCCGCTTTACCTCATAGTGCTGACATACGTCTGACTCGACCGCTGTAGGCACAGCAAATATCCCTTCACCTGCTCTGCCAAACACTTTCAATAGCGCACTGTCCTCAAACTCTCCCCTGATTTCCGGCCGTATGCCCACTTTGTCGAACCACTGGTCGAGATTCCGTCGTAATGCTGTCCCGACAACAGGCAACAGAAACGGAGCCCCATCCAGGGAACCTGGAAAACCGTCCGCGAGCGAGTCAGCAAGTTCCGTTTTGCCAACGATGACCACGCCACACTCACCCAACTGGTGGGTGTATACCTTTGCTTTCAGATTCTGGGGCAACGGTGTGTCCGAGAGTACTAAATCGAGATTGTGGATAGTTAAATCTGCAGTAAGTCGTTCGAGCTTTCCTTCTAAGCACTCTACCCGTACCGGGTTTGGTAAACGCAATGCTGGCTCTAAAAGCAGGTGGGCGATCAATTTGGGCATTACATCCACGATGCCTACTCTCAACCTTGCTGGGCGACCGATGGGCCTTCCATTGATCATGTCCATCAGTTCGCCACCCAGCGCGAATATCTCCTCGGCATACCGGAACACCGCCTGGCCGGTGTCTGTCAAGATCAGCCCTCGGCCGCTCTTCTCAAACAGTTCTGCTTTCATCGACTTCTCAAGTTCCTTGATCTGGCTACTGATCGTTGGCTGCGACACGTCGAGGACTTCCGATGCCGCTGTCACGCTCCCTTCCCTTGCGACGATCCAAAAGTAATGTAGGTGGTTGTAGTTCATCCAGTGCATGGACTCTACCTATCGTTTTTTTCTTGGTATTTCAGGCGTATTATCTATTTGTCCTCATTGTACACAGCGTGTAATAATTCATTGTGTTTCACAGAACAAGTAACTCAAACCGAGGAGAAGACCATGAGAATCGAGATTCATGTACGTGGTTTAAAAGTGGATGATTCTGCCCGGATGCTGTTCGAACGTCGTTTCAAATTCTCTCTGACAAGGCTGAATAACCGAGTAGGGCGGGTAGACGTGTACCTGTCGGACATGAATGGCCCGCGTGGGGGAGTTGACAAGAGGTGCCAGATCGTAGCAGAGGTCCTGGGGCTAGGCCAGATAGTAGTCGAGGACAAAGATAGTGATCTCACCAACCTGATTGATCGTGCAGCTGGCCGGTTGGGACAGACAGTACGCAGGCGAATTGCCCGTGACCGACTTCGCCAGCGGCAACGCACCCATGGAATTGCAGTTGTGAACTAAGTGAGTCTTTCAAAACGAACCCAGTTATTAGAGAATTATCATGAGATTAACCCGTGAACTGAAAGAGAAATTACTGGCCGACGGACGCATCAACAGTGCGGAACTAGCGCTGCTTGCAGACCTGCTGTATGCTGACAGTCGGATTGATCGTGAGGAGGCCGAATTCCTCATCGAACTGCACAAAAGGGTGGAAAGGGTTTCACCCGGCTTCGAGAAGTTTTTCTTCAAGGCAATTAAAGACCATGTGCTTGAAGACGGTGCAATCAGTGCGGAGGAGACCGATTGGCTGAGAAAGATGATCTTTGCCGACGGTCGCGTGGATGAGCGTGAGAAGAAACTATTGCGTGAGCTGCGAGGTGAAGCCACCCAAAAGTCTCCAGAGTTTGAGGCTCTCTATGCGGAGTGCCTGAATTAGTATTATTTCCCCGGTCAGAAACAGATTACCCTTCCTTCCCGCGGATGGTGGCCTGGAATTGTTTTTTCACATGGTCTTCGATCTTGCGGTGGGCCTTATCAATCTCTTTATCCGTCAACGGCTTTTCCCAAGATTGGTAGCGCAGGGCGAATGCCATGCTTTTCTTCCCTTCCGGAATTGAACTGCCAGTGTATACATCAAAAAGATGAATATCTGTTAATAATTCCCCGCCTGCGGTGCGGATCTGCTGCACCATCTGTTCATGGCTGACCTGGGCATCCACCACAATCGCAATATCGCGCAAACCAGCCTGGAATAAGGGGATAGGACGATATGCAAACCGTTCTGGCACAGCCTGCAGCAGCAGATCGAGATCCCATTCTCCTGCCAACACCGTGCGGTCGGTTACTTTGTAAGCCAAACCCACCTTGGGGTGGATTTCGCCAAATGTGCCCACAACCGAATTGTTGATCACCAATTCCGCACTGCGGGCTGGGTGAAGCCACGCACAGGGTGGTGCGAGACGATATTCTGCCCCAGAAATATGAAGGCTTTCTAATAATCGTTCGCAGATTCCTTTTAAATCATAGAAACCAAACTGATCAGTGGGGTTTTCCGGCTGATTCCAGCCCGATTGCTGCCGCACCCCAGTGAGCAGGATAGCTAGTTTCTTCGGTTCTGCAGGCAAACCACCACCCGTTGTGGGATAAAAAACCGTACCGGTTTCGAACAACTTCACGGTGTTGCAGTGTTTCAGGTTCACTTCCAGGTTTTCCATCAACCCAGCCAGTAACGTGCGTCGCATGGTGCTGCGTTCTGAACTTGCCGGATTCAGCAACGAAACCGCCTCACCCATCCAGCCAAAGCGAGATTCCACTTCCGGATTGGTCAGCGAATAATTGATGACCTGTTGCAGGCCCAGGCGGGCAAGACTATCCTGAAGAGAGGCTTCCAGATCCAGTGCCCGATTGCCACTTTGCTGCGGCAATTCCCCCGAAAGCAGGCGGGAAGGCAGGCGATCGTAGCCGAAAATGCGGGCGATATCTTCAATGAGATCGGCCGCACCGGACTGGATATCGAGGCGGTTGCTGGGTGCGGTAACTTGCCAACCACCGGGTGTGCGGGTGCAGGAATATTGCAGGGCCTGTAAAATCCGCTCCACTTCAGCAGGTGGGATCACAATGCCCAGCAGGCGGGCAATTTCGGTTTCCTGCAGATCAATGGTTCTGGCAATCATCGGTGCAGGATAAACATCCACAGCAGGCCCACTGACAGTGCCGTCTGCGAGTTCGGTAAATAATTGACAGGCACTTGCAGTGGCAACGGGAACCAGTTCGGAATGCACCCCACGGGTAAAGCGGGTGCTGGCATCGGTGAACTGGTTGAATTTGCGGGCAGTTTTCCGCACGGACACCGGATCGAACGAGGCTGCCTCCAGCAAAATCCGCTTCGTGGTGGCAGTGATGCCGGAATTCAAGCCCCCTTTCACCCCAGCCAGTGCCAGTGGACCTGCACCATCGGCGATCACCAGATTATCGGTAGTCAGTTCGCATTCCTGCTCATCCAGTGTGGTCATTTTTTCGCCCACAGTGGCTGGCCGCACAGTAATGGTGGGCGATTTCCCGCCTGCGCGCTGTTGCAGAACATCCAGATCGAAGGCGTGCAAAGGTTGCCCCACATCGAGCATTACGTAGTTGGTGATATCCACAATATTGTTGATGGGCCGCATTCCCGCATACTTTAATCGTTGTTTCAGCCACCCTGGAGAATCCTGAACGGTGATATTTTCAACCACCGTGGCCATGTAACGCCCCGAAAGGCTGGAATCGGCAATCTGTACCGCAATCTTCTCGCTGTGCGACGTGGTGGGCAGGGCAGGCAGTGGTTTTTTCAGCAATGGCCTGCCAAAAATCGCAGCCACTTCCAGAGCAATGCCCGAAATCGCCAGACAGCGAGCCATGTTGGGCAGAATGTCGATTTCCAGCACCGCATCGCCCAGATATTCCTGTGCCGAAGCCCCCACTGGTGCATCATCATCAAGTATGATAATTCCTTCATGTTCCTCGGTGATGCCCAGTTCGTATTCAGACATCACCATCGCATCTGAAGTAATACCACGTAATACGCCAGGTTTGAGGGTTTTCAGCACCTTTGGGGTGGCGTGGCCATCAAAATAGGTGCAATCTGTAAGGCCAAGTATTACTTTTTGGCCGGAACTGCCCACAGAAATGTTGGGGGCACCCGTAACCACCTGATGTGGGGCTTCTTTGCCGTAGTCCAGTTGGACTAATTTCAGTTTGTCGGCGTTGGGGTGCTTTTCGATTGACAGCACCTTCGCCACCACAATTTTGTCGGTTTCCCACACGGGGCCGGGTTCATCCACCTTGACACGAAAGCCTGCAGGAACTGGCAAGCCGTAAAACCGCACCGATGCCACTTCCAGGCCAGCAATGGTGAGCCGTTCGCACAGTTCCCCCACGCCAATTCCGGTGAGATCCACATGTTCTGCAAGCCATTTCAAAGGAACCTTCATGCCCAAAACCCCATCAATTACGATAATCTTGCGAAAGAAGCATTTTACAGCGCCCGCCCGGTGGGCAACAGCATTCGCCAAAATCTGCCACTTGTATGTGGGGGAATGGGGAATTGTTCAGAGGCAGAACTGCTGGCAGAGACGAAACACCACGACCGTCACTTCACTCTTCCACGCCATTTTCGGTGGATAGCTCGGCCTGTTTCAGCACCAACTGAGTGGCATCTTCGGAAAGATCCGGTGGGTAACCATACATTGCCAGCAAGCGCCGAACTTTGCGACGCAGATCCGCACGCACGTTTTCGCGTTTGGTCCAGTCCAGTTTGGGCATTTTTTTCACAATTTCTGCCAGTTCGCGTGCCATCAGCCGAAGTTGATCCGACTTCATAATTTCTTTGGCGGAACCGTTCTCTGCCAGTGCATCGTAAAAGGCCACTTCGTCTGCATTCAGGCCTAAATCCTGGCCGTGGTTCTTCACCTCTCGCACCCACTTGGCCAACTCCAGCAACTGCGAAATCATCTCTGCCGTGGTAATCTGCTTGTTGGTGTAGCCCAACATTGCCTTTTCCAGTGCCTCGCGGAATTTCTGGGACTGCACCAGGTTGGTGCGTTCGCTGATCTTAATCTGATCATTTAACAACTTTCGAAGTGTTTCCAAGGCCAGGTTCTTTTGTTCCAACGCACGGACACGTTCCAAAAATTCATCAGACAAAATATCTAATCTGGATTTCTGAGGAAAACCGCTGGCAGCAAACAGGTCAATCACATCACCTGCTTCCACGGTACCACCCAATACCTGGCGAACGGCAAGGTCAACATCGCTGGTACCATGACTGCTGTCCGTGGGGCCACGTTCCTCTGCAAGAAACTTGCGAGCCATCACCTCCACACGCTGAAAAAATGCCAGGTGGGGAGTAATTTCCACTGTTTCCTGCCGTGGAACTGCTAAGGCATACGCCCGGGAGAGGCGTTTCACCATCCCACGAAACCGTTTCCAGCCTGTTTCTTCTCCGATTGTTTGGTCAGGGCTAAACACATGGTCAACTGCCCACCGATACACTTGCAGAATCTGCCGAAAGTCCTTTTCCAGTGCTTCCAGGTAATTAAACCCGTGGAAAAAATTCTGCAACTGCTCGTAAGCGGTCATCATCGCGGGAATCGCTTCATCCTGCAGTTCTTTAATTGGCTTATCTGTGGCACCAGTGGCATTTGCATACGTATTCAGCGCATCGGCCAGGGGATCAGCAATGCCAATCAGGTCAACAATCAGCCCGCCTGGTTTATCGCCATAAACACGGTTAACGCGGGCAATTGCCTGCATTAAATTGTGTCCACCTAGTGGTTTATCAAGATACATCGTGTGGGCACAAGGCACATCAAACCCGGTCAGCCACATATCGACCACAATTGCCAACCGAAAAGCGTCTGCGGGATCTTTGAAGCGGTCTGCCAGGGCCGCGCGTTGGGATTTTGTGTACTGGTGCTGCAAGAGGGGGCCAGTATCGTTTGACCCACTGGTCATAATTACTTTCAAAACACCTTTATCTGCAGCAGCATCGTGCCACGCAGGCCGAATTTTAATAATTTCCTCATAAAGTCGGGCAGCGATATCACGGCTCATCGTCACAATCATCGCTTTCCCTTCCATTGCGGTGCGGCGTTGTTCCCAATGTTCCACAATGAACTTCGCCACCCGCACCAGCCGTTCCGGTGCACCTACCAGTGCTTCCACAGGTATCCGCACATCTTCCGTGCTTTCGCCGTTTTCATCTACTTCGGCAACTTTGGCAATCTGGCGTTCTGCTTCCTCCAATCCTTTGCGGTCAATCGTCAGTTTCACAATTCGCGGTTCGTAATAGATCGGTACCGTGGCACCATCTTCCACCGCCTGACGAATATCGTATTTATCGGCATAGTCACCAAATACTTGCCTCGTGGTGGTATCGGTGTGCACTAACGGAGTGCCCGTAAAACCAACAAAGGTCGCATTCGGCAGGGCATCACGCATCCAGCGAGCACCACCTTCCACAAAACCATACTGGCTGCGGTGGGCTTCATCGGCCATCACCACAATATTCGCGCGTTCGCTGATCTTGCCGTGCGATTCAGTAAACTTGTGCATCGTGGTGAAAATGACTCCGCCACTGGCTCGGTCGAGCAGGTCCCGTAAATGGTCGCGGCTATTTGCCTGAATGGGATCTTGCCGTAACAGTCCGCGGCCCATTGCAAAGGTATCAAACAGTTGATCATCCAGATCGTTGCGGTCGGTGACAATCAGCACCGTAGGGTTGGCCATTTCGGCAGCCCGCACCAGAGTGCCTGCCAGCATCAACATGGTCAGGCTTTTGCCGGAACCCTGGGTATGCCAGATTACCCCACCGCATTTTCCCGTCATTGCAGCATTATTCTGCTGACGTTTTGTCAACACCGGCTGGAAGCCGGTGCCACTATTCACACCCGTGCTGTTTACCGTGGCAGCGGCATCTTGCCGCTGATTGACTGCCAACACCGGCTGGAAGCCGGTGCCACTATTCACACCCGTGCTGTTTACCGTGGCAGCGGCATCTTGCCGCTGATTGTCTGCCAACACCGGCTGGAAGCCGGTGCCACTTTCAGTCACAATCGCCATGATATCAGGCGCAGACCCTACCCACCTCCAATCAGTCAGCCCTGCCTTTCTTGGATTATCCAACACATAACAGATTGCGTGTTCCAGATCATCGACATCACGAATAATGTGGTCATAAGACTCTTTCTGCCAGAAAACACCTTTCCTCGCAAGTTGACGATTTGCTTCAGTACCCGTGAACGATTTCCATGAATGGGTAATTTCCGAAAGTGAGTTGCCTGGGTTTGGTTTCACAACGACATGTACATGGTTAGGCATGACACACCATGCGAGTAGTCGATAACGGACTCCATCAAAATGTTTCAGTGATCGTTCAACTAGTTCAGCGATTTCTGGCTGTTGCATCCAGCACTTGCCATTACCAACGTCAAGATGGCTTTCAATTTTCTCAGAGTATAACTGGTCGATTCTGCGCTCTTCTTCTTGCGTTAGCTGCCTGTTCATCTCAATAGAACGATTGACGATTGCATCACGTTCTTTTTTCCAGGCTAACAGGACGGACTGCGGGAGAGAATCTCCAAGCCGGAATGTAACAGCGTAAACAGCGCCCTCGCGTGTCCAGTGCGGAAGATATGCGCCTTGTCGAATTTGAATACCCGTGGCATCTTGCCGCTGAACTACTGCCAACACCGGCTGGAAGCCGGTGCCACTTTTTATACCTGTGGCAGCGGCATCTTGCCGCTGATTGTCTGCCAAAACAGCTGCAATAATCTGCTTTCGGGCATTTCGCACGGCCCGGAACTGGTGATAGCCTGCAATTTTCTTCACAATGTTACCGCGGGCGTCTTCTTCAAACGCCACACAGGACACCAGATAATCCAGCAACGCTGTGGGATGAAGCAATTCTTTAATCAATGCTTCCAGTGTGGGTTCACCACCGGCGGCAGGTCGCCAGGGGGTAAAGCGTTGCTTGCCACTGGTAATACTGCCCACGCGGGTCAGCAGGCCATCACTCACTACCAGCAGCAAATTAGGGATAAACAGTTCGGGCACGGCTGTCTTGTAGCGTTCCAACTGATCAATCGCACTGTTCAGGTCGGCGGTGGCGTTTGCGGGGTCTTTTAATTCAATAATCACCAGCGGCAGGCCATTCACAAACAGAATCAGGTCGGGGCGAATCGTTTTGCCGTTGGCCGATTGAATACTAAGCTGCTGCACAACCAATAGTTCATTATTTTCTGGCTGATCGTGGTCAAGCAAACGTGCCAGACCGCCGCGCAGTTCCCCGGTGCGGCTGTCTTTGTATTCCACTGGTGCCCCAGCAGTCAGCAGTTGGTACAACCAGCGATTATTTTCAACCAACGTGGGGTGCGGTGGGCGGGAAAGCGAATTGACCACTGCCGTAACAATTTCATCTGGCAAATGGGGGTTCAGTTGTTGGATGGCTGCTTTTGCACGTGCCACCAGAATCGTGCTGGTGGGGCTGGCCCGTTCCTGGCGATCATCCAGCGCGGTGCCAGTGCTGATCTGGTTGGCAAATGCCTGAAAATGGTCGAGTGCCAGGGCTTCTACGGCGGCTTCGGCATGGGCTTTCATGGTGCTCTCCGCTGGTGGCACGCCTCATTGTGTGACACCGTGACTGTCCATTTTATCAAGTGCGGCCTTCACCCGCACCTTGCCTGAGAGTAATCGGGGCAGCAGATAATCGCGAAGTTCGGCAAGTTTGCGGGATTCTTGATGTTGTTGTTCTCGAAGCAGGAAGAGCGGAATTACTATTTCCGAAAACGCATGACGAATGCTTGGAGCTGCAATTACTACTGGTGCGTTGATAAAATCTTGAGGGCGAATTCTTTGGTGGCTATTCGATGTACCCGATGCGCCTTGCGTCAAAATATCCCGGAAGGCATCCTGTGAAAGCTGGCACCAAACTAACTCACGAGTCCAGCCAGTATTCGGAACAAGAACAAGAAATTCAGTGGAAGAAATCTGACGAACTTCGCCCGGAAGTGGCGGCAGCCAAATTCGCGGTATACGTGGATTCAACTTAGAAAAAAGAACACATCCGGGCACGACACTAAACTTATTGCTCATGATGGTGCCGCCCAGTTCACTAACAGGATTAGCACTAGCGTCATAAGCAGGAATACTGAAATGTTCGAACGTTTCATCAGCGTGTGCCTGTGGCTTAACCTGCTGTTTGGACAAAGTAACAGCATCGCCCAACGTACCCACCTCCCAGCCCTCCGGGATGGGGCCGAGGGGGGAATCGACAAACTGCGTGGGCAGGGTGGCGAAGGTTTCAGCAGGCATCCCCGGAAAGCTGGTCGCACCGGCGGCTTTGGCCTTGACTGGTTCGAAGTCCACAAACCACGCCTTGAATACCGCCCGCGCCAACTCCTCCAACTTCTTCCCAGTCTTGCGATTCTGCTCAATCTTGTCGTCGAGGTGCTTAACCACCCGCGTGATCTCCGATCGATTTGGCTCGGGAGCAAGGAGAATTGGCAAACGGCGAACGTCTCGGAGATTCAGCGTTGCTTGCACGGTAGTCGTTGCCCAGCCACGCATGAGCGATTGGAGCTCCGACGAGCCAAGGCACATTGCTACCCAGTTGGGATCGATGCCGTCGCGCAGCGGGATCACTGCGACTGCCCTCGCCACATTCCATCCTGCGAGCGACGGCGGCACTACTGCGTATTCCCCTAGAGTTCCAACCAACGATAGAAGAAGTTCACCGCCGCGTAGTCGAGTGCGCCGATATTCAGCTTCGATTTTAGCAGACACGCGCATTGCGTCATCTGTCAACAGTCTGCCACCGCGGATGTTGTTAACGCGAACAATCGGAACACCACCAACTTCGTGATTACCAGGTTGTACGATTCCGTACGAGATGCCGCGCTCTTCGTCCAACAATTCATCTAGACGAGCGCACTCCCATCCAGACGGCACGACTATCTCAAGAGCTTCCGATTTCTCATTCGACATGGTTAAGGGACCTCAGCGTTGCGCGGATTGTCTGAGCCAATCGCTCCCCCTCGGTCAAACACTCCTCCAACTCCTCTACCAGGCGTGGATATTTTTCGGCAAATGGTTCTGCATCTTCTTCCAACTCTTCCGCACCGACATAGCGGCCTGGAGTCAGCACGTGCCCATGTTTGGCGATCTCTTCAATCGTGGCAGGTTTGGCAAAGCCAGGAATTGGTTCAAACTTCCACGTGGCAGCGGCATCCTGCCGCTGTTTTTTCTTGCTCTTGTTCACCGGCTGGAAGCCGGTGCCACGGTAATCATCCCACCATTCCGGTGCTGCTTCACCACGCCATTGGCGATAGGCATAGATAATCCGGCCCACGTCCGAATCGGGCAGCGGATCACTGGTTCCGGGCACACATTCCGTATCCTCAATCCCGGTTAAAACTCTTAAAACGCGAGTTTGCAGGGTTCCCAGTTTGCGGGCATCAATAAAGAGCGTTTCCCCTTTGCGGCCTTGCTTGCGGTTGGGTGTGCCCTTGCGGACATTCTTGCCCGTTTTATCACGCGTTACAAACCAGAGGCAGGCTGGTATACCAGTGGTTAAAAACAATTGAGGAGGCAAAGCCACAATACAATCCACCAGATCGGCTTCCACAATCTTGCGGCGAATCTCACCTTCCCCACCCGTATTGGAAGATAACGAGCCATTGGCCATCACAAAGCCAGCAGTTCCGCCACCACGACCATTGGGATAAGCCAGATGATAGATAAAGTGTTGAATCCAGGCATAGTTCGCGTTACCAACAGGTGGATCGCCAAAAACCCAGCGTTTATCCCCACGTAACAGTTCGCCGGACCAGTCCGATACGTTAAAGGGAGGATTGGCAATCACGAAATCTGCTTTTAAGTCAACATGTTGATTGCGCAACATGGTATCGGCAGGTTGTTCACCCAGTTTCGCTTCTATACCATTGATCGCCAGGTTCATATGGGCCAGACGCCAGGTGTTAGGGTTCGATTCCTGCCCAAAAATCGAAATATCGGTCTGTTGTCCGTTGTGTGCTTTCACAAACTTTTCACTTTGCACAAACATGCCACCAGAACCACAACAGGGGTCGTAGACACGGCCATCGAATGGTTCGAGCATTTCCACCAGCACCCTCACGACGGAACGCGGCGTGTAAAACTCACCCCCTAACCTACCTTCCGCAAGTGCAAACTTGCCCAAAAAGTATTCATAAACACGCCCCAGCGTATCGCGGGCAATGTTACTATTCTGCTTGAAGCCAATATTCGCAATGATTTCATTGATCAGCTTCGTCATTTTCTGTGGTTCGATGCCACGACGGGCATAATCACGAGGCAGTTTCCCTTTCAATTTGGGATTGTCGCGTTCTACTGCCAGAATCGCATCGTCAATCAGCGTGGCAATTTCTGGACGGGTCGCCTGGCTCAGTAAGTGCTGCCAGCGGGCTTCGGGTGGCACCCAAAAGACATTTTCGGCGGCGTATTCATCGCGAGATTCCAACAGTCGTTCTAACTGCACCCCTTTGATGCCATCTTTTTCCAGTTCTTGTTTGAGAGTTTCGCGGCGATAGTCAAAACTGTCGGAAATGTATTTCAGGAAGAGCAAACCCAGCACCACGTGCTTATATTCGGCAGCGTCAATCTGCCCACGCAGGGTATCTGCGGCCTTCCATAGCGATTCTGCAAAGGCAAGGTCGCTGTTGTTGGTCTCTTTCTCTGCCATTTGGGCTCCTGAGTGTGCTTAAACATGTGGCAGCGGCATCCTGCCGCTGATTAATTATTCACACCGGCTGGAAGCCAGTGCCACTTTTCACATCTCCCGTGGCAGCGGCATCCTGCCGCTGATCTTCTTCCAACACCGGCTGGAAGCCGGTGCCACGTTTCCCACGCACCGGAATATTTCTTACCGGTCTGCTTTTGTACACTTTCGGCAGTTTGCTGTCAAACAATTCGCCCATTATGTCTCCAACAGCATTACTAATCATTAATTTCTTATCGGTAAATGATATGTAGTTCATTTGATGCCCCCGCATTACCCATCTGGCACTGGTCTTTGCAGTTTTCATGAAATCGGCTAAACTGTTTACTGGTCGGTATTTAGGGGTATCAAATGTCACGTTGGTCGCTGAGTTGGTTGCTTGCCATTCCTTTTGCGGTGCTCTGTTTTGCTACCCTGACGCTGACCGCACCTCGAAATCGCGATAAAGACTATCAACTGGTACGCACCTTCGTTGATGTGCTGAACGAAGTCGACCAGCATTACGTGCGGCCACTGAACGACGAGCAAAAACGTGCGTTAGTCGAA is part of the Zavarzinella sp. genome and harbors:
- a CDS encoding HsdR family type I site-specific deoxyribonuclease — its product is MKAHAEAAVEALALDHFQAFANQISTGTALDDRQERASPTSTILVARAKAAIQQLNPHLPDEIVTAVVNSLSRPPHPTLVENNRWLYQLLTAGAPVEYKDSRTGELRGGLARLLDHDQPENNELLVVQQLSIQSANGKTIRPDLILFVNGLPLVIIELKDPANATADLNSAIDQLERYKTAVPELFIPNLLLVVSDGLLTRVGSITSGKQRFTPWRPAAGGEPTLEALIKELLHPTALLDYLVSCVAFEEDARGNIVKKIAGYHQFRAVRNARKQIIAAVLADNQRQDAAATGIKSGTGFQPVLAVVQRQDATGIQIRQGAYLPHWTREGAVYAVTFRLGDSLPQSVLLAWKKERDAIVNRSIEMNRQLTQEEERRIDQLYSEKIESHLDVGNGKCWMQQPEIAELVERSLKHFDGVRYRLLAWCVMPNHVHVVVKPNPGNSLSEITHSWKSFTGTEANRQLARKGVFWQKESYDHIIRDVDDLEHAICYVLDNPRKAGLTDWRWVGSAPDIMAIVTESGTGFQPVLADNQRQDAAATVNSTGVNSGTGFQPVLAVNQRQDAAATVNSTGVNSGTGFQPVLTKRQQNNAAMTGKCGGVIWHTQGSGKSLTMLMLAGTLVRAAEMANPTVLIVTDRNDLDDQLFDTFAMGRGLLRQDPIQANSRDHLRDLLDRASGGVIFTTMHKFTESHGKISERANIVVMADEAHRSQYGFVEGGARWMRDALPNATFVGFTGTPLVHTDTTTRQVFGDYADKYDIRQAVEDGATVPIYYEPRIVKLTIDRKGLEEAERQIAKVAEVDENGESTEDVRIPVEALVGAPERLVRVAKFIVEHWEQRRTAMEGKAMIVTMSRDIAARLYEEIIKIRPAWHDAAADKGVLKVIMTSGSNDTGPLLQHQYTKSQRAALADRFKDPADAFRLAIVVDMWLTGFDVPCAHTMYLDKPLGGHNLMQAIARVNRVYGDKPGGLIVDLIGIADPLADALNTYANATGATDKPIKELQDEAIPAMMTAYEQLQNFFHGFNYLEALEKDFRQILQVYRWAVDHVFSPDQTIGEETGWKRFRGMVKRLSRAYALAVPRQETVEITPHLAFFQRVEVMARKFLAEERGPTDSSHGTSDVDLAVRQVLGGTVEAGDVIDLFAASGFPQKSRLDILSDEFLERVRALEQKNLALETLRKLLNDQIKISERTNLVQSQKFREALEKAMLGYTNKQITTAEMISQLLELAKWVREVKNHGQDLGLNADEVAFYDALAENGSAKEIMKSDQLRLMARELAEIVKKMPKLDWTKRENVRADLRRKVRRLLAMYGYPPDLSEDATQLVLKQAELSTENGVEE
- a CDS encoding class I SAM-dependent DNA methyltransferase, with the protein product MAEKETNNSDLAFAESLWKAADTLRGQIDAAEYKHVVLGLLFLKYISDSFDYRRETLKQELEKDGIKGVQLERLLESRDEYAAENVFWVPPEARWQHLLSQATRPEIATLIDDAILAVERDNPKLKGKLPRDYARRGIEPQKMTKLINEIIANIGFKQNSNIARDTLGRVYEYFLGKFALAEGRLGGEFYTPRSVVRVLVEMLEPFDGRVYDPCCGSGGMFVQSEKFVKAHNGQQTDISIFGQESNPNTWRLAHMNLAINGIEAKLGEQPADTMLRNQHVDLKADFVIANPPFNVSDWSGELLRGDKRWVFGDPPVGNANYAWIQHFIYHLAYPNGRGGGTAGFVMANGSLSSNTGGEGEIRRKIVEADLVDCIVALPPQLFLTTGIPACLWFVTRDKTGKNVRKGTPNRKQGRKGETLFIDARKLGTLQTRVLRVLTGIEDTECVPGTSDPLPDSDVGRIIYAYRQWRGEAAPEWWDDYRGTGFQPVNKSKKKQRQDAAATWKFEPIPGFAKPATIEEIAKHGHVLTPGRYVGAEELEEDAEPFAEKYPRLVEELEECLTEGERLAQTIRATLRSLNHVE